One Dromiciops gliroides isolate mDroGli1 chromosome 3, mDroGli1.pri, whole genome shotgun sequence DNA segment encodes these proteins:
- the LOC122749090 gene encoding interstitial collagenase-like codes for MKSLLPLLILCLTGSHCFPAGFETKEEDLQITQNYLEKFYDLKPEAVKLPRKKNSSPVVEKLKEMQKFFGLKVTGKPDDETLKIMKQPRCGVPDVSQFAITEGNPKWEKKHLTYSIENYTPDLRKEDVDSAIRKAFKVWSDVSPLTFTKISEGEADIKISFHYGDHYDNSPFDGPNGILAHAFQPGPHIGGDAHFDEDENWTKDHRNYNLYRVAAHELGHSLGLSHSSDIGALMFPSYAFSDPNDIQLSQDDIDGIQAIYGPIDNPVQPTGPTTPRACDGKLTFDAVTTIRGEKFFFKDRFYLRKNPYDPEAEVNLISVFWPNLPSRIEAAHEVAEKDIVRFFKGNKYWVTQGQDVLPGYPKDIYRTFGFPTTVKKIDAAVSDESTGKTYFFVGNKCWRYNEHRRSMDAGYPKLIRDDFPGIGSKIDAVVSDNEFFYFFSGTRQYKFEPQTKRVVTVLKTNSWFNCGNY; via the exons ATGAAGAGCCTTCTCCCTCTGCTCATCCTCTGCCTCACAGgctcccactgcttccctgcaGGTTTCGAAACCAAAGAGGAAGACCTACAAATCACCCAG aattatcttgagAAATTCTATGACCTGAAACCTGAAGCAGTGAAACTTCCAAGGAAGAAAAACAGTAGCCCAGTTGTTGAGAAGCTCAAGGAAATGCAGAAATTCTTTGGGTTGAAAGTTACTGGGAAGCCAGATGATGAAACTCTAAAGATAATGAAACAGCCCCGATGTGGGGTCCCTGATGTGTCTCAGTTTGCTATCACTGAAGGAAATCCTAAGTGGGAAAAGAAACACCTTACTTACAG caTTGAAAACTACACACCAGATTTAAGAAAGGAAGATGTGGACAGTGCCATCAGGAAAGCATTTAAAGTCTGGAGCGATGTGTCCCCCTTGACATTCACTAAGATTTCTGAGGGTGAAGCAGATATAAAGATCTCCTTTCACTATGGAG ATCATTATGATAATTCTCCCTTTGATGGTCCCAATGGAATTCTTGCTCATGCCTTCCAACCAGGCCCACATATTGGAGGGGATGCTCATTTTGACGAAGATGAAAATTGGACAAAAGACCATAGAA ATTACAACTTGTACCGTGTTGCTGCTCATGAGCTGGGCCATTCTCTGGGTCTTTCCCATTCTTCTGATATTGGTGCCTTGATGTTCCCCAGCTATGCTTTCAGTGACCCTAATGATATCCAGCTCTCTCAGGATGATATTGATGGCATTCAAGCCATCTATG GGCCCATCGATAATCCTGTCCAGCCAACAGGACCAACAACACCACGAGCCTGTGATGGAAAATTAACTTTTGATGCTGTCACCACAATCCGGGGAGAAAAATTCTTCTTCAAAGACAG GTTCTATCTCCGTAAGAACCCCTATGATCCAGAGGCAGAAGTCaatttaatttctgtcttctGGCCAAACCTCCCAAGTAGGATTGAAGCTGCTCACGAAGTTGCAGAAAAGGACATAGTCAGGTTCTTCAAAG GTAACAAGTACTGGGTCACACAGGGTCAGGATGTGTTGCCAGGTTACCCCAAGGACATCTACAGAACTTTTGGTTTTCCTACCACTGTGAAGAAAATTGATGCTGCTGTTTCTGATGAATCCACTggaaaaacatatttctttgtGGGGAACAAGTGCTGGAG ATATAATGAACACAGAAGATCTATGGATGCAGGTTATCCAAAACTGATAAGAGATGACTTTCCTGGAATTGGGAGCAAAATTGATGCTGTTGTCAGTGACAATG agttcttctatttcttcagtgGAACAAGGCAGTATAAATTTGAACCCCAAACGAAGAGAGTTGTGACTGTTTTGAAGACCAACAGCTGGTTTAACTGTGGAAACTACTGA